The following are encoded together in the Streptomyces tsukubensis genome:
- a CDS encoding class I SAM-dependent methyltransferase — protein MTPKHPSPAPSARALSFNAVAASYAAGRPSYPAALFDEIEDAAGRPLDGATVVDVGAGTGIATGLLRARGARVIAIEPGDGMARQFRVGLPDVPLVRGDGNALPLADATADFVTYAQSWHWTAPELAIPEAMRVLRPGGALAAWWNVADRGLPWVAAQDDRLRRAFGADGGAHGAGTPSGPDGGAHGADTPAGPSAGGGPTSRSPRYGSGRDRTLAGRLDTDGRQVRWSRRVPLDTHLRNLASHSVLLIQTEDDRTEFLAEERAALLHDFPEAVVEETYVVDLSVAIRPSTPSASQVSAEE, from the coding sequence ATGACGCCGAAGCACCCCTCACCCGCCCCCTCCGCCCGCGCCCTCTCCTTCAACGCGGTGGCGGCGAGCTACGCCGCGGGCCGCCCCTCCTACCCCGCGGCCCTCTTCGACGAGATCGAGGACGCGGCGGGCCGCCCGCTCGACGGAGCCACCGTGGTCGATGTCGGCGCGGGCACCGGCATCGCGACCGGACTCCTGCGGGCCAGGGGCGCCCGGGTGATCGCGATCGAACCCGGCGACGGTATGGCCCGCCAGTTCCGCGTGGGCCTGCCCGATGTGCCCCTGGTCAGGGGCGACGGCAACGCTCTGCCCCTCGCCGACGCCACCGCCGACTTCGTCACCTACGCCCAGTCCTGGCACTGGACCGCCCCCGAACTGGCCATCCCCGAGGCCATGCGGGTCCTGCGCCCTGGCGGGGCGCTCGCCGCCTGGTGGAACGTGGCCGACCGGGGCCTCCCCTGGGTGGCCGCACAGGACGACCGCCTGAGGCGGGCGTTCGGCGCCGATGGGGGAGCCCACGGAGCAGGCACCCCGTCCGGCCCCGATGGGGGCGCCCACGGAGCAGACACCCCGGCGGGGCCTTCCGCCGGGGGCGGGCCCACCTCCCGCTCTCCCCGGTACGGAAGCGGGCGCGACCGCACCCTGGCGGGGCGCCTCGACACGGACGGGCGCCAGGTGCGCTGGAGCAGGCGGGTCCCGCTCGACACCCATCTGCGGAACCTAGCCAGCCACTCCGTCCTGCTGATCCAGACCGAGGACGACAGGACGGAGTTCCTGGCCGAGGAGCGCGCCGCGCTGCTCCACGACTTCCCCGAAGCGGTGGTCGAGGAGACCTACGTGGTGGACCTGAGCGTGGCTATTCGCCCGTCGACCCCCTCCGCGTCACAGGTCTCGGCCGAGGAGTGA